One region of Solanum pennellii chromosome 6, SPENNV200 genomic DNA includes:
- the LOC107023753 gene encoding acyl-coenzyme A thioesterase 13-like — MEKSKAFLELTQEESDRVSSLDFLPIPTGAEFSLYEWYALRGIRVDRLESDRVFCTFKVPPRLTNREGKLAAGAIANLIDAVGAGCVNIGGHPVNVSVDMSISFHSSAKIDDELEIIGQVLGKKGGYSGTSVLVKNKATGELIAEGRHSLFGKYASKI, encoded by the exons ATGGAGAAATCAAAAGCTTTCCTTGAACTGACCCAGGAAGAATCGGACCGGGTTTCCTCACTTGATTTCCTTCCTATCCCAACTGGCGCGGAGTTTAGTCTCTACGAGTGGTATGCCCTCAGAGGTATCCGAGTTGATCGGCTTGAATCCGATCGTGTCTTTTGCACATTCAAAGTTCCTCCTCGACTCACG AACAGAGAAGGAAAATTAGCAGCTGGTGCTATAGCCAATCTTATTGACGCTGTTGGGGCTGGATGTGTCAATATTGGGGGTCACCCAGTGAATGTATCCGTAGACATGTcgatttcatttcattcaagtGCGAAGATTGAT GATGAGCTGGAGATCATCGGTCAAGTCTTAGGTAAGAAAGGAGGTTATTCTGGAACAAGTGTACTTGTGAAAAATAAAGCCACTGGGGAGCTAATTGCTGAGGGGCGGCATTCATTATTTGGTAAATATGCTAGTAAAATATGA
- the LOC107021363 gene encoding acyl-coenzyme A thioesterase 13-like produces MEKAKAFLELTQGESDRVSSLAFPPHRLGTECSFYEYYSLRGIRVDRIEPGQLFCTFKVPPRLTDREGKLASGAIANLVDEVGGAVVYVEGLPMNVSVDMSISFLSSAKAGDELEVIGRVLGQKGGYSGTSVLVKNKTTGELIAEGRHSLFGKHASKM; encoded by the exons ATGGAGAAAGctaaagcttttcttgaattaaCCCAGGGAGAATCGGACCGGGtttcctctcttgcttttcctCCTCATCGGCTCGGTACCGAGTGTAGCTTCTATGAGTACTATTCTCTCAGAGGGATCCGGGTTGACCGAATTGAACCGGGTCAACTTTTTTGCACCTTCAAAGTTCCTCCTCGTCTCACT GATAGAGAAGGGAAACTAGCATCTGGTGCCATTGCTAATCTAGTTGATGAAGTTGGGGGTGCGGTAGTCTACGTGGAGGGTCTCCCCATGAATGTATCAGTAGACATGTCGatttcatttctttcaagtGCAAAGGCTGGT GATGAGTTGGAGGTTATTGGTAGAGTCTTGGGTCAGAAAGGAGGATATTCCGGGACAAGTGTACttgtgaaaaataaaacaacggGGGAGCTCATTGCTGAAGGGCGGCATTCATTATTCGGTAAACATGCTAGTAAAATGTGA